ACCTGTTTTGCCACATTAAGAGCATACCTTCTTGGTACTTGGTCATCAAATTCTGGGCTGGGATTTAACCCTTCTGACTGAGAGGCAGGGATGCTACCAACTGGACCACAAAACCTCTTCCCATTGTTATGATTTAAACTCAACAAAAAATGTTTTGAATAAAAGACCAAAGTTGAAATACTTTGCCTCAACAAGGAGTTAAGTTGCTCTCTGTTGCCATATTCAGCCATTGTATAAAACAATTTACATAGCTTTGCTCTGGGCATTGAGTTTAGACTGTTAGAGCATAATACTAGTAGTACCACAATCATGAGCTCAATCCCCATGCTGGATGATTTGCTGATTGCCAACAGAAACTTCATTTCTTAAGCTGTTGTGAGGCAGTGGTTATGtctctatctctgagccaggaggcctgttTCAAGTCATGCCTGCTCCagtggtgtgtcataacatctctgaacagattcattaaaaatgtttttttttaaatataaatttaCTGCAATCCATTCTATGTTACCATCCAATTTCATAGAAAATTGCTTTAGTTTAtcttgtattttttaaaattggaTTCTCCTTTTTTTTGCAGAAACACTTCTTAACATTAAGTTTCCCAACCCACTCCCCAACCACATTATACAGTTTTAAAAGATCCAGTGACAGATTTTTTCACCTGTTTCTCATATCCAGGAGATGTTTCATTCTAAGTGTTTGGTTCTCTTGGAACCTGGCAGACTTTGTGTAGCTTCTCCAGAATGGATGGCAAATAATAGATGACTATCGAAAATTCTTCACTGTTCTATCCCTTATCTTGTACTCTAAAAAGGTTATGCCCTGATGGGTAGCATAGAGCTAAAATTAAATATGTTCATCCTGTCTTTGTAGAGTGGGTTTAAACTGAACAGACGAAAGAAAATTAAAACTGCCTTGAATGTCCAATAATCTTAAAATAATCAATGCAGCAAAAAGCAAAATCCTTCAATTCCTGACCAAACAAAGTGATATTCGCAGGTCTTAATGCTGGACTTTTTATTGCTTTATCTTTCTAACTTTTCCTTAGAATTTGtacttaagaatctgtacctaggtacgtTTGTACCTAAGATTGAGCCAAAtgtggcaacttgtaaacttttcactgtagtcatgtgaatacatgtgacaatgaagCTAATTCTAATCCTAAATCTAAAGCAACGGTTGTGAGTAGTACTTTAAATAAACTTTCTATTAATGTAAATTTGCAAAGGAAACCATTTTTTATTCTTGTCTAACTGCTGGGACTATATGGATCTAATCTCTCCCTTGTGTGTTCATTGAAAATAGTTGGCAAGAATGTGCATTTACCACAGACATTTTGATAGGCACCTCAGAGTTTTTCTGAAGTATTTATGACTGTTACTTATTCTAATCCTGTTCCTGAGGAGCCACTCATTTATGTTGTTAGTTTTCTGCCAATAGACATGCAATATTTGTTGTATTAGGTAACAGCCTTGGCTCAATCCTAACACTTTCACCACCAAGTCAAAAAATTGTAGTTTcaaaccccattctgtcaaaatTAAGCATATAATCCAGGTTGACACATCAGTGCTGTACCAAGGAAGTAATGCACTGTCAGATATGTTCAGTTTTAAATGAAATGTGACATTGACATCCTGTTTACTCTCTTAGGATGGCATAAaaataacttgtaactgttgAAAGAAAAGCAAGCTTTCCTAGAGTAATATTTAATATTTATCTATCAGCAAACATCAATAGAATAGCTTTCTGATTATGGATCTCACTGCAGCTTGTCAAAACATGTTGTTCACAAATTATTTTCAGTGTTTTCCTATGTTTATATGTTGACTACAATTCAAAAGTACTGCCACTATTTGAATGTAAGGGAACATGGCAcaagagtcattgagtcatagagatgtacagcttggaaacagacccttcggtccaacccatccatgtcgaccagatatcccaacccaatctagtcccacctgccagcacctggcccacatccctccaaacccttcctattcagatacccatccagatgccttttaaatgttgcaattgtaccagcctccaccatttcctctggcagctcattccatacacataccatcctctgtatgaaaaagttaccccttaggtctcttttatatctttcccatctcactgaaaacctatgccatctaattctggattcccccacccaagggaaaagactttgtctatttatcctatccatacccctcataattttgtaaacctctataaggtcacctttcagcctccgacgctccagggaaaacagccccagcctgtttagcctctccctataactcaaatcctccaatcctggcacatccttgtaaatcttttctgaaccctttcaagtttcacaacatctttccgataggaaggagaccagaattgcacgcaatagtccaacagtggcctaaccaatgtcctgtacagccgcaacaggacccccccaactcctgtactcaatactctgaccaataaaggaaagcataccaaacgccttcttcactatcctatctacctgcgactccactttcaaggagttatgaacctgcactccaaggtctctttgttcagcaacactccctaaaacTGTGAAAGGTATTTTTTTTTCTTGTAGTGGATGTGAGCAATGTTGCCCACCCCTAACTGGCATGAGCAGATGGTGCTGAACTAGCTTTTGAATCATCAAAGCCTATCGGGTAATCTATTGGTTATTTAGGTTTGTTCAAATTCAACAGTTAGAGTCTGAAACATGGATTTTGTTGTGTCAAATGTAGTTTTGAATTTAACAGACCACTTCACTTTGGGTAAAATTAAGTGCCTAAAAACAACCAAAAATGCTTTTTCCATCTATTCCATCATCAGCATTCTGCCTGCATCTTTTAAGGTATTGAATAATCCATCCTTATCTCACCTGTAGAGTTGACTATTTCAAAGCATTTCTTGCCAACATCCTGCATTCTACTCTGACTTGAGCTGACCAAATATCCTGCTGCCCACGTCCTTCCTTTCAcaagtcccattcacccatcattgcGCTTGCTAAACCACAGTGAAACGTTGCCTAAGCTGGAGCCAATTTTAAATTCCTTTACTTTGTTTTTAAACACATCCATGGCCTCAactcttcctttctctgtaatttcctctAGCCCCACAAATACCTTCAAGATACCTTTCTTCACTTAATTCTCCCATCTTGAAAAGCTCCAGTTTGTATTGTTGCACTATTGGTGGCCATGTTTTGAGCTGTCTTGGTTCAaagctctggaatttcctcccaaAATATCTCAACCTTACTtataagatgctccttaaaacctgTCATTTAGAGCAATGCTTGGCCTTCTGCTCTAATATGGCTTGGAGTCCAATTTTGTTGCATATAGCTGTCGAGAAGCACCTTGCTAAAGGCACTACTTAAATATGCAATGTTGCTGTTGTAGCAATGTATCCACCCATTCCCACTTGCTCCACTGATGAATTGAAACTTTACTGCCCAACCGTGTGTCTTGATGGCAGGACAAAACCTGAGGTTTCTGAGGACTACAAAGGTGGCTTCTCGTGATTAGAGGTTGAACATTCCAAAGGCTGCATCAGAGCCATGATAGTGATTGCTGTTGTCAAGACACCACTCCTGAAAGGAAattccccacaccctcacccacccttCCCCTTCAGAGGGTATGGATACTGTGGATTTTCCATTCCAGCTGGCAAGCATATCACCCCATGGGTGAACCATTGCAATGTCCAGTGAAATCATGAAGTAGACATCAAAAGGACAGTTACTTGGATTATATGAATCTTATCTCTGGTCGGCATGTGGCTGAGGTGCTACCGTTCCTGCCTTTGGATATATTCTTTAACAACAGGATCATACCAGGTTACCATCCGTATTCCCAATGCCATTTTACCAACTGCCTCACCTCCCAGCCTGTCTCCAGAAGGCTGGTCAAATTCAGTCTTTCTTTAATAACAGTCATAAATTTGACAGTGCTTGGATACATTTATGGCAGTAAATATCCAAGGCACTTACTGCAACATAGATATATAAAGTCTCTTAATGCCACCATTAGTACTTAGTAATTGAAAATTTTTGATAGCTCATTGCTACTCTTTGTAGAAAATTCATGCAAGTTGTATCACAAACAAATGATATTTCTTTCTTTCCAGCCTGCTGAGAAACATTCGAAAACTGGCTCCCCGAAGGTGTTGATCTCATTACTTGTCTGTGGATTGCTTCTTGCTGGAATAATTACAACTGCATACTATCGGATGAACAAACAGACTTGGAGCCCACAGAGCAAGAGACTGGTAATTGTCTAAACTACAGACCTTTACTGACATTCTGTAAAAATAAAATTGGAATCATTATAAGAGAACATATCTATTGATGTCAGGGTGTCTTGCTTTTGATAAGAGTGTATATGTGCACAGAAAAGTGTGTGTGGCATGTGTGGGCAGACAACAATTTGTGAAAAATTCATAATTTCCTAACTTGTCAGTGTACCCAGGGGAGATTCATCTGCTGAGTGTCAGCCTCACTCAAAGCTTTGTTTTATATTATGGTTTTTTAGGGCTTGTGTTGGTTGCATGTAAACCTATCAATACGAACAGAGCTATTAAACAAAATCAATTGTTAAGCGCCAGCTAGCTGCAAACTTGTTAAAATGTGAGACAAGAAATTGGTACAGAAGCAAATTTTCCCTTTAAAAGACGATCGACCAGATATCTACTAATTATGGCATCAGGCACTCCCTTCAATGAATCAACAAATTTAGCTCAAAACAATTTGAGACTTGAATTATTTATTGCACATTACATGAGCCACAAAATTGAGATTTTATAGACAGACAGAGAAGGAAATATTTGCTTTATTTGTGTTTTAATAATTGCAGATTCAATTTTAGTCTAGAAAAGTAAATCACAGATTGCTTTGCTTGGTAAATATAGAGTATGATTGGAAGGTACACGTTTTGGAAAATAGAGGTGTTTCTGAGGCAGCAGATGTGACTccaggttggtgtgttgcctgcctgagGCCAGAGTCAAGACATCTCTGAACAGCTGCAGGGCATTCTGTTGGAGGAAGGTTAAGTCAGAGGTCATGGTTCACATTGATGCCAATGATATGGGTAAAAAGAGAGATGAGGCTCTGTATTACAATCACATGCGCATGAGTATAAGAATAGGCAGAtagagtgtatgaatgtgtggtTGAAGAGGGGAGCATAGGAGGATTACCCAGTCTGTATTTGGGAAAGATGAGACTTGTACACTTCTGGTGGTTACAGCCGAACATTTTGTGGGGAGGGTTTACTATTGCTGTTGgtgtgggtttaaactaatttgccaGGGGAATGGGACATGGAGTGGCAGTACAAAAGCAGGTGATACTAATTCAGGTACAGAAGAAAAACCAAGCCAACCTGGGAAGCAGAGCCAATACAGTAAGAGAATACAAGGGAGTGTGGCAAATTTCAGATGCAttcattttaatgcaaggagtccAGTGAGTATGGCAAACAGGTTGAGGACGTTGAATAACTCATGGCATTACGAAATCATTGCTTCACGGAAATATGGTTGAGGAAGCATCAGGACTGGAAGTTCATGTTCCAGGGTGTAGATTCTTCAGGCAAGACAGGGTTAGGGTGTAAAAGAGGAAATGATGTTGCAATATTGATCAAGAAGTCAATTACTGCAATAAGAAGGATGACATCTTAGAAGGTTCTTCAAGAGTGAGGTTGTAAGGGTACACCATAAAATAAAAAAATCACATTTCTTTAagtgtattatagacccccaaactTTCATGGAGAGATAGCAGGATTGGTATACAGGAAATTTTCAGAGAAATGTCCTCACCTACACACCTAGTCACCTCtacaaaaaattcaatcaagttggtcaACCTTTTTCATCAAAATCATGCTAATTGTCCTTGATAAATGTCCACCTCTCCAAATGCAGATTTATTCtgtcagaattgcttccaatagtttcctggatactgaggagggaggaagtagacaggcaggtattACCCTTCTGTAGTTGCCAGGGAAGGGTGGCATGGGACTGTGGGGGTGAATggaagtgaaggaagagtgggCCAGGGGTGTCACAGAACGAACAGTCCTTGCAGAAGGCTGgcaagggaggagaggggaatagGTGTCTGGTTGTATCTAAGGgcccaaacaaaccttccagatgaagtagcactttacctgcacttcactcaatctagtctactgcattcactgctcacaatgtgcctcctctacattggagaaacaaaACAAAGACTGGCTGACCGTTTCACTAATACCTATGTTCTGTCCACAATAAAGACTCTGaactgccacttcaacacactacCTTGTTCCTTGTCCAACATctttgtctcaggcttgctgtagtGCTCCAGCAAGCTCAGCGCGAGCAGGAAGAATAACACCTCATCTTTTGCTTGGCAACTCTACAGGCTTCTGCACTCAATGTCAAGTTCAACACTTTTAGGgcttgaggcaccttctcccatgtccctaccctaacccccacacaccaggccttgttatctcatggtctgctattacacacagcccattgttagccactaattgtCCCCATTAGGAGCTATTCATTATCTTATACTAGGCAAAGGTTTTAtccctccaccctggaggcttcctgcctctattcctgatgaagggcttttgaccgaaatgttgattttcctgctcctcggatgctgcctgacctgctgtgcttttccagcaccactctgatctaaacccatTACCTTACACTGATAATGatctactcctttgtctgtcaaactgtttttttctctctttgggctcAATCTCCAACTATCATTtactcctccccccctcccccaccctatcttcagaATAAAAAAGCAAcctttttcctagctaccatcagttctgagaaagggttactcaacctgaaacattaattccaatttctctccacggatgctgccttgTCTAGCAATTCCTATTTATGTCCTAAGCAGGGCACTGCATTGGTCATTATCATTCCTGGATGTCAGAAAGTCAAATGAGACTGCTAAACCCATTGATTCACTTTGCTAAACAACATCATTACTAAGAATGCCATTGCTGATAGTGTTACAGCACTATTTGAAACTAATGTGGGTTAGtaacctaggagaaagtgaagactgcagatgcatcgcaggagaatcaacgtttcgggcataaactcttcatcaggaatgtcaaaaTGTCGCTTGTCCAGCTcatgggatgctgcctgacttgctgtgcttttccagcactacactctctacTAGATTAGCCAAACCAAAATCATCATCATCTTTTGTTAAGTAACTTTTTTTTGACCAAACTCCATTAAGACTCCTCGACTGTTATTAACTGTTAGTCTGAAATCCATTAGGAAACCAAACGAAAAAGTGGGTGAAAGAAAACCAGAAACtgatggaaaagctcagtaggtctggcgccacctgtggagagaaatcagagttacctTTCGGGTGCagggacccttcctcagaactgtttttgtttctgatttccagcgtccGCAGTTCTTTCGATTTTTATTAAGAATGTGAGAGACTCGGATTAGTCtttaaactaggagaaagtgaggactgcagatgctggagatcagagctgaaaagtgtgtcgctggaaaagcgcagccggtcaggcagcatccaggaaacaggagaatcgacatttcgggcataagcccttcttcaggaatgtccattctcctgctccctggatgctgcctgaccggctgcgctattccaacaacacatttttcagccttaGTCTTTAAACTGTaaaaactaatgaagcagagggAATCTTTGGTTAGTTTGCCCTATTCACATCCTGTCTCTATTCTAGCAATCCCAGTGTAGATATGATTTCTTTCAACATTAAATTGTGCGCACCAGTCTTAAGACTAAGGGTCGGTCGCCTGAACAGGGAGTGAGAGCCCTCTGGCGGCTTCCACTGAATTTGTAGATCACAGTCAACAACAATCAGTAAACGTTCGCTGTAAGGGTTCATTAACTGGAATGCACAGTTTTGACATTGATGCCCGTAAATTTGTGTAAAGTAAATTGGGGACCAAAAGTCCACTTTTAGAAAATTGCCAGATATTTATTTTTAAGAGGTCATTAGCCATTAAGGTCTAAAATGAAGTCGCATGATTGTCAGCGAGCGAAAGGCAACATTTCCTCCAACATTCTGCTTCCAAATTCTTGTCTTGGCGAAAGGCAAGAGCCCTTCAAAGTATAGCAGTCCACGCAAACACATTAAATTCCCTTTATAAGGTTACAGGTCACTAAAGTCCAATGGCTCAGTGTCAGCGATTTTGAGGCAGGGTGAATGTACAACCTGGGCTTGGCAGCTTTGTGCGCTGGCAACAAATTcagcttctcctttctcttttaagGATGAGGAGCCCGATGCACAGGATCATGACAGCACAATGTTTTCTGTTGCTCCAGAGGACCAATCAGATGCGCATGAGAAGCCAAAACTGAATGGAGAGGCACAGGAGAATGGGGAGAGCCAAAAAGCTGCGGCAGGAGAGccaacagggaatggtcaccagagaaaaaaaacagatgaAGCAGACACAGAACTCTAATGCACGATGGAAAGAAATGAAGGTGTCACTGTCCGATTCTCTAAATTATGACCCCATGCCAGGTACTATACATTTGGCTTACAGAACTGAAGATAAGTCTTCTAATTATAAAAGTAAATTAACAGTTGAACTCACAAAGAAAAATGCCAAGACTGTCCTTGTATTCTGTGACCTGGTTTACAATTGGCTGTCCATAAAAGTGACGTGCGAATTGACTTTTCAGTGATAGCTGGTGAATCCTGCAGTTTAAGATCAACTTGAGCCAAAGATAACATGCAATTAATGGTTTGCTGGTGGGTAATAAAAGGCAGGATATAATTAATTAGGGTAATGTGCAGGATGAATTTCTACATTGAGCACTGATTCAAAACAGTCACTAGATGTAAGTTCGTGAAATATTCTGTTTCCCCATCACCTAGATACCTGAAATTTATGAACATACAGCATTTCCAGTTGGAATAATGGCTTGTCAAATCACATTATGTGCATTCAGATACAAACATAAGTTAATCAGATATCCGTTCAATGCATTCAGTCAAATAACTGCTTCCCTGTTGTACTTGGAAGTCAAATCAATAACATTTCATTGTGGTTATCCAATGATATACTTCCCACAGATCCACACATTTTGAAAGGGCGGCCCCAAAcctcatcaatttatttttcctCCTTAACTCTTCCGATCTGATCACACAGTCCTTCGTAGTATCTGTACATAGGAAAGTTGCATTGGAGTGGTAGCCACGTTTTGTTATCTGTGAGGAGTCCGTTCCCGTAACCGCGGTAATGAGGATGAGTGTATTGAAATTGCCAAATAGACATTGTAAAGAAAAACGTTACTTCTTACAATCAATATAAGCATTAAAAAAGCATTTTATGGCTTAAAGTGTAATGTTATAGTTTCACCTTCACCCCCTCGCCCCTCAAGTACAGCATTCCCATCGTtgtcaccattcctgcaataaagTGTCGAAATTGTCTCTTGGTAGTCATAGCAAATTCACGGATTGTGTGGAAACATAAACAGTAGAGAAATGCAATTCTCTTAATTATATGGAtaggataggctgaatggcctcctccctgCTATAATGATTCAAAAGTTTTAAGTACTGTTTATTTGAAATGTTTGAGTAATGAGTCCGTTATTCATGGATGTAAGAGAAATTACATTAAGATCCAAGAAATTCTGCGAACACATAAAACCATTGGCTGCACCCTCATTCAAGTGACTCGATTCTGTAAAAAGGTTTCAAATGTCATAAAGAAAAAGATGCAAGAGATGAAAGTGAATGGAATACTGGCTGGATGACAACTGGAAATGAAATGGCTTAATGAGGAATTCACAATAGTCAACTAGGTACATTCTACATATTATTACGTGACATTTTACTGTGCACAGTGCGTTAACTAGATTTCAAATAACTTTGTCCCCAACAATCTTACATTAACTATGCCTTTTCAACAACTTCACTGCAAATATTATTTGAACATATCTGCCGTTCTGTAACATTGACAATTACAGGGAATCCGCCTGCTGTGTTTACAGTCTCACTTACACCATAAACTTTCAACTTAAATCTTCATTTATCCAAAGTGCTGGCAGCTTCAGGAAACTTGTAAAGGGTTCACCTCAGTTACTTCATTGC
This portion of the Chiloscyllium punctatum isolate Juve2018m chromosome 45, sChiPun1.3, whole genome shotgun sequence genome encodes:
- the cd34 gene encoding uncharacterized protein cd34 isoform X1, coding for MSITWNLINISKGQQFSLMLCVLYLIVQWNCQCSAEDKVTQPTITEAMNNNVTDVPSTNASAPNTSTESSTGRLITNSPVNDNVTPDRPDHAETTASHSTILSTTKNGSEKRKQPAEKHSKTGSPKVLISLLVCGLLLAGIITTAYYRMNKQTWSPQSKRLDEEPDAQDHDSTMFSVAPEDQSDAHEKPKLNGEAQENGESQKAAAGEPTGNGHQRKKTDEADTEL